In one window of Kitasatospora sp. MMS16-BH015 DNA:
- the pyk gene encoding pyruvate kinase — protein sequence MRRAKIVCTLGPAADSYDQIKALVLAGMDIARFNLSHGSLLEHEERYRRVRKASDEVGRSVGVMVDLQGPKIRLDTFADGPVLLERGDEFTISVEDGVIGDRDRCGTTYKGLASDVSRGERILVDDGRVTLEVTHVEGPRVHCMVIEGGLVSDHKGLNLPGVAVSVPALSDKDVADLRWALRTGADLIALSFVRSGRDIEDVHRIMAEEHRYLPVIAKVEKPQAVEQLESIVDAFDGIMVARGDLGVEMPLEQVPLVQKRAIKLAKRNAKPVIVATQMLDSMINASRPTRAEASDVANAVLDGTDAVMLSGETSVGKYPVETVKTMSRIIEAAEDDILAAGLPPLTDRNKPRTQGGAVARAAAEIGDFLGAKYLIAFTQSGDTARRLARYRSPIPVLAFTYEPAVRSQLAVTWGIETFLGPFAPTTDEMVAQVDSQLLSLGRCQKGDIVLITAGSPPGLAGSTNFVRVHHIGELDN from the coding sequence ATGCGCCGAGCAAAAATCGTCTGTACTCTCGGGCCCGCCGCCGACTCCTACGACCAGATCAAGGCCCTGGTCCTGGCCGGCATGGACATCGCCCGCTTCAACCTCAGCCACGGCTCGCTCCTCGAGCACGAGGAACGCTACCGCCGGGTCCGCAAGGCCTCCGACGAAGTGGGCCGCAGCGTCGGGGTCATGGTCGACCTCCAGGGCCCCAAGATCCGCCTGGACACCTTCGCCGACGGCCCCGTCCTCCTCGAACGCGGCGACGAGTTCACCATCTCCGTCGAGGACGGCGTGATCGGTGACCGGGACCGCTGCGGCACCACCTACAAGGGCCTCGCCTCCGACGTCTCGCGCGGCGAGCGGATCCTGGTCGACGACGGCCGGGTGACGCTCGAGGTCACCCACGTCGAGGGCCCCCGGGTGCACTGCATGGTGATCGAGGGCGGCCTGGTCTCCGACCACAAGGGCCTCAACCTCCCCGGCGTCGCCGTCTCGGTGCCCGCGCTCAGCGACAAGGACGTCGCCGACCTGCGCTGGGCCCTGCGGACCGGCGCCGACCTGATCGCGCTCTCCTTCGTCCGCAGCGGCCGCGACATCGAGGACGTCCACCGGATCATGGCGGAGGAGCACCGGTACCTCCCCGTCATCGCCAAGGTGGAGAAGCCCCAGGCCGTCGAGCAGCTCGAATCCATCGTCGACGCCTTCGACGGCATCATGGTGGCCCGCGGCGACCTCGGCGTCGAAATGCCGCTGGAGCAGGTCCCGTTGGTGCAGAAGCGGGCCATCAAGCTCGCCAAGCGCAACGCCAAGCCGGTCATCGTGGCCACCCAGATGCTCGACTCGATGATCAACGCCTCCCGGCCCACCCGCGCCGAGGCCTCCGACGTGGCCAACGCCGTGCTCGACGGCACCGACGCCGTGATGCTCTCCGGCGAGACCTCGGTGGGCAAGTACCCGGTCGAGACCGTCAAGACCATGAGCCGCATCATCGAGGCCGCCGAGGACGACATCCTGGCCGCCGGCCTCCCGCCGCTGACCGACCGCAACAAGCCCCGCACCCAGGGCGGCGCTGTGGCCCGCGCTGCCGCCGAGATCGGCGACTTCCTCGGCGCCAAGTACCTGATCGCCTTCACCCAGAGCGGCGACACCGCGCGCCGGCTGGCCCGCTACCGCTCGCCCATCCCCGTCCTCGCCTTCACCTACGAGCCGGCCGTCCGCAGCCAACTCGCCGTCACCTGGGGCATCGAGACCTTCCTCGGCCCGTTCGCCCCCACCACCGACGAGATGGTCGCCCAGGTCGACTCTCAGCTCCTCTCGCTGGGCCGCTGCCAGAAGGGCGACATCGTCCTCATCACCGCCGGCTCCCCGCCCGGCCTGGCCGGCTCCACCAACTTCGTCCGCGTCCACCACATCGGCGAACTCGACAACTGA
- a CDS encoding GDSL-type esterase/lipase family protein, with protein MTEPRPHALFSFGTLLDPKVQHALFGRAVPTTPAILPGHATRPLRITDPAVIATSGTGVHLTLARKYGAAIEGGVLRLSERELAAADAYEVADYARRRVVLGDGEVAWAYLDAEPLRAAARIVVVGDSIAYGRCDPQGGWAGQLAAAHIAADEVEHRVFNLAIPGSTLAQVAEQTPGLLGPRLPDTLLLAAGINDSAQTATGEDGLAGLTAHLDSLAATALRHGARLVVVGPLWLDEGRTGDFGGLCFTTARAQRLREHLAGWCTERYVDFLDLWEVLEGRPELLVDGLHPGPEGHKELYRQISG; from the coding sequence GTGACCGAGCCACGCCCCCACGCCCTGTTCTCCTTCGGCACGTTGCTGGACCCGAAGGTCCAGCACGCGCTCTTCGGACGCGCCGTACCGACGACACCCGCCATCCTCCCCGGGCACGCCACCAGGCCGCTGCGGATCACCGACCCCGCGGTGATCGCCACCAGCGGCACGGGCGTGCACCTCACGCTGGCGCGCAAGTACGGTGCCGCGATCGAGGGTGGGGTGCTGCGGCTGAGTGAGCGGGAGCTGGCGGCGGCGGATGCCTACGAGGTGGCGGATTACGCGCGGCGACGGGTGGTGCTGGGCGACGGGGAGGTGGCCTGGGCGTACCTGGATGCGGAGCCGCTGCGAGCGGCGGCGCGGATCGTGGTGGTGGGGGACAGCATCGCGTACGGGCGGTGCGACCCGCAGGGCGGGTGGGCCGGGCAGTTGGCGGCGGCGCACATCGCGGCGGACGAGGTGGAGCACCGGGTGTTCAACCTGGCGATCCCTGGGAGCACGCTGGCGCAGGTGGCCGAGCAGACTCCCGGGCTGCTCGGGCCCCGGCTGCCGGACACCCTCCTGCTGGCGGCCGGGATCAACGACTCGGCGCAGACCGCCACCGGCGAGGACGGACTGGCGGGCCTCACCGCGCACTTGGACAGCCTCGCCGCGACGGCGCTGCGGCACGGCGCCCGCCTGGTGGTGGTCGGCCCGCTCTGGCTGGACGAGGGCCGGACGGGCGACTTCGGCGGCCTGTGCTTCACCACGGCCCGGGCGCAGCGGCTGCGCGAGCACCTGGCGGGCTGGTGCACCGAGCGGTACGTCGACTTTCTCGATCTGTGGGAGGTTCTGGAGGGCCGGCCGGAGTTGCTGGTGGACGGCCTGCACCCGGGCCCGGAGGGGCACAAGGAGCTGTACCGGCAGATCAGCGGCTGA
- a CDS encoding ANTAR domain-containing response regulator translates to MQYPAGTRSPVSTADEQPQPLETESPQITRIVIAEDETLIRLDLKEMLEEEGYTVVGEAGDGATAVKLVEELKPDLAIFDVKMPVLDGLSAAEQIHQAHLAPVLMLTAFSQRELVERARDAGAMAYIVKPFSKSDLVPAIEMAVSRYAEMRALEGEIADLSQRLETRKLVDRAKSVLQTKFGLNEPAAFRWIQKTSMDRRMTMAAVAEAVIEEGEAQDRKKAAESSGE, encoded by the coding sequence ATGCAGTACCCCGCCGGAACGAGGAGCCCCGTGAGCACCGCCGACGAGCAGCCCCAGCCGCTTGAGACCGAGTCGCCCCAGATCACCCGAATTGTCATTGCCGAGGACGAGACGCTGATCCGTCTCGACCTTAAGGAGATGCTGGAGGAGGAGGGGTACACCGTCGTCGGGGAGGCCGGGGACGGCGCCACGGCGGTGAAGTTGGTCGAGGAGCTCAAGCCCGACCTGGCGATCTTCGATGTGAAGATGCCGGTGCTGGACGGGCTGTCGGCGGCCGAGCAGATCCACCAGGCGCACCTGGCACCGGTGCTGATGCTGACGGCGTTCTCGCAGCGCGAGCTGGTGGAGCGGGCCCGGGATGCCGGGGCGATGGCGTACATCGTGAAGCCGTTCAGCAAGAGCGACCTGGTGCCGGCCATCGAGATGGCCGTGTCGCGGTACGCGGAGATGCGGGCGCTGGAGGGTGAGATCGCGGATCTCTCCCAGCGGCTGGAGACCCGGAAGCTGGTGGACCGGGCGAAGAGCGTGCTGCAGACCAAGTTCGGCCTGAACGAGCCGGCGGCCTTCCGCTGGATCCAGAAAACCTCGATGGACCGCCGGATGACTATGGCCGCCGTGGCGGAGGCCGTCATCGAGGAGGGCGAGGCGCAGGACCGCAAGAAGGCTGCGGAGTCCTCGGGCGAGTAA
- a CDS encoding ABC transporter ATP-binding protein, which translates to MTALLEVQDLRVSYGKIEAVKGISFTVNEGEVTTLIGTNGAGKTTTLRTLSGLLKPTSGTISFDGKPLAGTPTHKIVSLGLAHSPEGRHIFPRMTIEENLLLGAFLRRDPAGVQEDVERAYTLFPILGERRKQAAGTLSGGEQQMLAMGRALMCRPKLLMLDEPSMGLSPLMMQKIMATIVELKATGMTILLVEQNAQAALSLSDQGYVLETGNIVLTGSGQDLLHNDEVRKAYLGED; encoded by the coding sequence GTGACCGCGCTCCTCGAGGTCCAGGACCTCCGCGTCAGCTACGGCAAGATCGAGGCCGTCAAGGGCATCAGCTTCACCGTCAACGAGGGTGAGGTCACCACCCTCATCGGCACCAACGGCGCCGGCAAGACGACCACGCTGCGCACCCTCTCCGGCCTGCTCAAGCCCACCAGCGGCACGATCTCCTTCGACGGGAAGCCGCTGGCCGGCACCCCCACCCACAAGATCGTCTCGCTGGGCCTGGCCCACTCCCCCGAGGGCCGGCACATCTTCCCCCGGATGACGATCGAGGAGAACCTCCTCCTCGGCGCCTTCCTCCGCCGCGACCCGGCCGGCGTCCAGGAGGACGTGGAGCGCGCCTACACGCTCTTCCCCATCCTCGGCGAACGCCGCAAGCAGGCCGCCGGCACCCTCTCCGGCGGCGAGCAGCAGATGCTCGCCATGGGGCGCGCGCTGATGTGCCGTCCGAAGCTCCTGATGCTGGACGAGCCCTCGATGGGCCTCTCCCCGCTGATGATGCAGAAGATCATGGCCACCATCGTCGAACTCAAGGCCACCGGCATGACCATCCTGCTCGTCGAGCAGAACGCCCAGGCGGCGCTCTCGCTCTCCGACCAGGGCTACGTGCTGGAGACCGGCAACATCGTCCTCACCGGCTCCGGCCAGGACCTGCTGCACAACGACGAGGTCCGCAAGGCCTACCTCGGCGAGGACTAG
- a CDS encoding extracellular solute-binding protein, whose translation MVKRALLAGLVLTLAACSSDPKPTPPGPVSSTPIPGVLRVLASSELQDMGPVLEQAKKATGVTVQLSYTGSLDGADAVSSGQADGKYDAVWFSSDHYLRLDPAGKAKLVSQTPVMVSPVAVGVRAGMLSELGWGDGSQVTWSQIGAAAASGRLSYGMTDPSRSNSGFATLVAVAAAFSGASAALTDADVAKATPQLRQFFAGQKLTAGSSGWLAQAYQKPGQGEKLGALVNYESVLLSLDRTLPAADKLTVIRPVDGVVSADYPLSLLTSAGQPARESFQRLTTYLLGTEAQRALTEQTLRRPVTPGVAPADGLPTDRRRELPFPGSRAVADGLLSSYQNELRRPSRTVYVLDTSGSMAGSRLAQLKAALGRLTGSDDTRGQRRFRDREEVTLIPFASEVKAEKTHTVPQTAPQAELAAIDADVKALSADGGTALYSSLEEAYQVIARRQAATHDDRFTSIVVMTDGESNEGATDGQFRSFVQALPAGQQVPVFPILFGDAAKGQLQGIADLTGGKLFDGTGSLDGAFEEIRGYQ comes from the coding sequence CTGGTCAAGCGCGCACTGCTGGCCGGCCTGGTGCTGACCCTGGCGGCCTGCTCCAGCGACCCGAAGCCCACCCCGCCCGGCCCGGTCTCCTCCACCCCGATCCCCGGGGTGCTCCGCGTGCTGGCCAGCAGTGAACTCCAGGACATGGGGCCGGTGTTGGAGCAGGCCAAGAAGGCCACCGGGGTCACCGTGCAGCTCAGCTACACCGGCTCGCTGGACGGCGCCGACGCCGTCTCCTCCGGCCAGGCGGACGGCAAGTACGACGCCGTCTGGTTCTCCTCCGACCACTACCTGCGGCTGGACCCGGCCGGCAAGGCCAAGCTGGTCTCCCAGACGCCGGTGATGGTCTCCCCGGTGGCCGTCGGCGTCCGGGCCGGGATGCTGAGCGAACTCGGCTGGGGCGACGGCTCCCAGGTCACCTGGAGCCAGATCGGCGCGGCCGCCGCGAGCGGCAGGCTCTCCTACGGGATGACCGACCCCTCGCGCTCCAACTCCGGCTTCGCCACCCTGGTGGCGGTGGCCGCCGCCTTCTCCGGCGCGAGCGCGGCCCTGACCGACGCCGACGTGGCCAAGGCCACCCCACAGCTGCGCCAGTTCTTCGCCGGGCAGAAGCTCACCGCCGGCTCCTCCGGCTGGCTCGCCCAGGCGTACCAGAAGCCCGGCCAGGGCGAGAAGCTCGGCGCCCTGGTCAACTACGAGTCGGTGCTGCTCTCGCTGGACCGCACGCTGCCGGCCGCCGACAAGCTGACCGTGATCCGTCCGGTGGACGGGGTGGTCTCGGCCGACTACCCGCTCTCGCTGCTGACCTCGGCCGGCCAGCCGGCCCGGGAGTCGTTCCAGCGGCTCACCACCTACCTGCTCGGCACCGAGGCCCAGCGGGCCCTCACCGAGCAGACCCTGCGCCGCCCGGTCACCCCCGGGGTGGCTCCGGCCGACGGGCTGCCCACCGACCGCCGCCGCGAGCTGCCGTTCCCCGGCAGCCGGGCGGTGGCGGACGGCCTGCTCTCCTCGTACCAGAACGAACTCCGGCGCCCCTCCCGGACGGTGTACGTGCTCGACACCTCCGGTTCGATGGCGGGCAGCCGGCTGGCCCAGCTCAAGGCGGCGCTCGGCCGGCTCACCGGCAGCGACGACACCCGGGGGCAGCGGCGGTTCCGCGACCGCGAGGAGGTGACCCTGATCCCGTTCGCCTCCGAGGTGAAGGCGGAGAAGACGCACACCGTGCCCCAGACCGCCCCGCAGGCCGAACTCGCCGCCATCGACGCCGATGTGAAGGCGCTCTCGGCCGACGGCGGCACCGCCCTGTACAGCAGCCTGGAGGAGGCGTACCAGGTGATCGCCCGCCGCCAGGCGGCCACCCACGACGACCGGTTCACCTCGATCGTGGTGATGACGGACGGCGAGAGCAACGAGGGCGCCACCGACGGGCAGTTCCGCTCCTTCGTCCAGGCGCTGCCGGCCGGGCAGCAGGTGCCGGTCTTCCCGATCCTGTTCGGCGACGCCGCCAAGGGCCAGCTCCAGGGCATCGCCGACCTCACCGGCGGCAAGCTCTTCGACGGCACGGGCTCCTTGGACGGCGCGTTCGAGGAGATCCGTGGCTACCAGTAG
- a CDS encoding helix-turn-helix domain-containing protein, which yields MHDITVRQRAISLCRDGRSNADISRQLGVPYGTVSWWRHEDLAKHGTLPGRKQSPCFRCHGSPLDQPAYTYLLGLYLGDGHIMHPKQHRVPNLAVTCDNNWPGVMDEVEQAMRRVLPNNSPCRVRRIGCHDVKVYSMHLPCLFPQHGSGVKHKRLIALEPWQQDLVLTRPWQLIRGLIHSDGCRITNWTVRTVDGQPKRYEYPRYFFSNTSTDIIRIFTHTLDSVSVEWKSATRSHGRTDISIARKACVALMDKHVGPKH from the coding sequence ATGCACGACATCACGGTGCGACAGCGAGCCATCTCGCTCTGCCGGGACGGCCGCTCCAATGCGGATATCTCACGCCAGCTCGGCGTTCCCTATGGCACGGTCAGTTGGTGGAGGCACGAGGACCTCGCTAAACACGGCACCCTGCCGGGACGTAAGCAATCCCCCTGCTTCCGCTGCCACGGCAGCCCGCTCGACCAGCCCGCCTATACCTACCTGCTGGGCCTGTATCTCGGCGACGGCCACATCATGCACCCGAAGCAGCATCGCGTACCCAACCTCGCGGTCACCTGCGACAACAATTGGCCCGGTGTCATGGACGAGGTCGAGCAGGCTATGCGCCGCGTGCTGCCGAACAACTCCCCCTGCCGAGTCCGCCGCATCGGCTGTCACGACGTCAAGGTGTACTCCATGCACCTCCCGTGTCTTTTCCCCCAGCACGGTTCCGGGGTGAAGCACAAGCGCCTCATAGCCCTGGAGCCCTGGCAGCAGGACTTGGTGCTCACCCGCCCCTGGCAGCTCATCCGGGGCCTTATCCACTCCGACGGTTGCCGCATCACCAACTGGACAGTCCGGACCGTCGACGGCCAGCCCAAGCGCTACGAGTACCCGCGGTACTTCTTCAGCAACACCTCGACCGACATCATCCGCATCTTCACCCACACCCTCGACTCCGTCAGTGTCGAGTGGAAGTCCGCCACCCGAAGCCACGGTCGCACCGACATCTCCATCGCCCGCAAAGCCTGCGTGGCCCTGATGGACAAGCACGTCGGCCCCAAGCACTGA
- a CDS encoding ABC transporter ATP-binding protein, whose amino-acid sequence MTTTTPASTPVLEATGVVMRFGGLTAVNDVSLTVNSGEIVGLIGPNGAGKTTFFNCLTGLYVPTEGKVTYKGTVLPPKPHLVTQAGIARTFQNIRLFSNMTVLENVLVGRHSRTKEGLFSAILRGPGYRRAEAESREKAMELLEFAGLAHKAEHLARNLPYGEQRKLEIARAMASEPGLLLLDEPTAGMNPQETRAAEELVFAIRDKGIAILVIEHDMRFIFNLCDRTAVLVQGQKIVEGDRETVQSDERVITAYLGAPLEGTSTTEDSQ is encoded by the coding sequence ATGACCACCACTACCCCCGCCTCGACCCCCGTCCTCGAAGCCACCGGCGTCGTCATGCGGTTCGGCGGCCTCACCGCCGTCAACGACGTCTCCCTTACCGTCAACAGCGGCGAGATCGTCGGCCTGATCGGCCCCAACGGCGCCGGCAAGACCACCTTCTTCAACTGCCTCACCGGCCTCTACGTGCCGACCGAGGGCAAGGTGACCTACAAGGGCACCGTGCTGCCGCCCAAGCCCCACCTGGTCACCCAGGCCGGCATCGCCCGCACCTTCCAGAACATCCGGCTGTTCTCCAACATGACCGTGCTGGAGAACGTCCTGGTCGGCCGGCACAGCCGCACCAAGGAAGGCCTCTTCTCCGCCATCCTGCGCGGCCCCGGCTACCGCCGGGCCGAGGCGGAGAGCCGCGAGAAGGCCATGGAGCTGCTGGAGTTCGCCGGCCTCGCGCACAAGGCCGAGCACCTGGCCCGCAACCTCCCCTACGGCGAGCAGCGCAAGCTGGAGATCGCCCGCGCCATGGCCAGCGAGCCGGGCCTGCTCCTGCTGGACGAGCCCACCGCCGGCATGAACCCGCAGGAGACCCGCGCCGCCGAGGAGTTGGTCTTCGCGATCCGCGACAAGGGCATCGCGATCCTGGTCATCGAGCACGACATGCGGTTCATCTTCAACCTCTGCGACCGCACCGCCGTCCTCGTCCAGGGCCAGAAGATCGTCGAGGGCGACCGCGAGACCGTCCAGAGCGACGAGCGGGTCATCACCGCGTACCTCGGTGCACCGCTCGAGGGCACCAGCACTACGGAGGACAGCCAGTGA
- a CDS encoding substrate-binding domain-containing protein yields MGEELGARRAVGVIAAVALLAVVAVLALHDWSGSDPDRKQTSSVRILIGSEKFDFFNDQEVQAELAAQGLKTDLTTTGSWSMASTDLRGFDLAFPASQPPAERIRADHKITSDTVRPFYSPLVVIAHGYVADLLKEKGLATRADGSGVWTLRMDQYLKGVEAGATWQSLKPGSGPPELTGPLFISTTDPESSSSGALYLAELAYLKNGGQVVADAQGVKKVQGLLYQLTSMQGDQKTSSDGPFKDFLSGVGNPLVLVYESQVAALIAQHKPADGLVVLYPDTTVYSDHTAVGLTPNGDKLAQLLRDDPKLRQLEARYGFRPQADSAAFTAAVSKDATNPVLAPDLSAAGVAQAKVPTLDILTQLVSVAKGK; encoded by the coding sequence ATGGGGGAAGAGTTGGGCGCAAGACGGGCGGTCGGCGTGATCGCGGCGGTGGCACTGTTGGCGGTGGTGGCCGTCCTCGCACTGCACGACTGGTCGGGCTCCGATCCGGATCGGAAGCAGACCTCATCGGTGCGGATCCTGATCGGTTCGGAGAAGTTCGACTTCTTCAACGACCAGGAGGTACAGGCCGAGTTGGCCGCCCAGGGGCTGAAGACCGACCTCACAACCACCGGTTCGTGGTCGATGGCCAGTACGGATCTGCGGGGCTTCGACCTGGCCTTCCCGGCCAGCCAGCCGCCGGCCGAGCGGATCCGGGCCGACCACAAGATCACCAGCGACACCGTGCGCCCGTTCTACTCCCCGCTGGTGGTGATCGCGCACGGGTACGTGGCCGACCTGCTCAAGGAGAAGGGCCTGGCCACCCGGGCCGACGGCAGCGGGGTCTGGACGCTGCGGATGGACCAGTACCTCAAGGGCGTTGAGGCCGGCGCGACCTGGCAGAGCCTGAAGCCCGGCTCCGGCCCCCCCGAGCTGACCGGCCCGCTCTTCATCAGCACCACCGACCCGGAGAGCTCCTCCTCCGGCGCGCTCTACCTCGCCGAACTGGCCTACCTGAAGAACGGCGGCCAGGTGGTGGCCGACGCCCAGGGCGTCAAGAAGGTACAGGGCCTGCTGTACCAGCTCACCTCGATGCAGGGCGACCAGAAGACCAGCAGCGACGGCCCGTTCAAGGACTTCCTCTCCGGCGTCGGCAACCCGCTGGTGCTGGTGTACGAGTCGCAGGTGGCCGCGCTGATCGCCCAGCACAAGCCGGCCGACGGCCTCGTGGTGCTCTACCCCGACACCACCGTCTACAGCGACCACACCGCCGTCGGGCTCACCCCGAACGGCGACAAGCTCGCCCAGCTGCTCCGGGACGACCCCAAGCTCCGTCAGCTGGAGGCCCGTTACGGCTTCCGGCCGCAGGCCGACAGCGCCGCCTTCACCGCCGCCGTGAGCAAGGACGCCACCAACCCGGTGCTCGCCCCCGACCTGAGCGCCGCCGGCGTGGCCCAGGCCAAGGTGCCGACCCTCGACATCCTGACCCAGCTCGTCTCCGTCGCGAAGGGCAAGTGA